The following are encoded in a window of Anas platyrhynchos isolate ZD024472 breed Pekin duck chromosome 30, IASCAAS_PekinDuck_T2T, whole genome shotgun sequence genomic DNA:
- the LOC139999876 gene encoding hydroxyproline dehydrogenase-like gives MGRPTAPHGPLPPKRPLDFGGGAALGGRSSWELVRALLVLRLCAVPAVGQHAETVLRVSRRVLGGRVWGWALRGSVYGHFVGGDSPRQLQATAQRLRDLGLRPLLALPSEDEGQHRRYGAAMGRCGSLWGLYGSLWVTMGRCGAVMGPYGSLWVSVGPYGSVMGQPWVAVGRGVPQGAGLEANARAALSGVGLAAGTGPRPMMQLKVTALMSARLCAPSFSCLSPDDNAQLGAALRRLDGVAACPHPPSICVPAPHAWVSPYGSPSYLWVSRYGSAPHVWVCPPLMGPPAAAVSRGVRVLLDAEQSELRAALTLLGLALMARHNRGTAWVWHTQQAYLRDAVQDLQRVLSRGRRLGVAVGLKLVRGAYLQHERGRGTAMDTPQHTDRSYAQCLELALTHGGGLELMVATHNEGSVQLAARRMEELGVPRDGPVCFGQLLGMGDHISLALGRAGFLAYKSVPFGPPEAALPYLARRAQENRALLEGGSRERELLARELRRRLLPWASPEGEPGGIWGKIGRNRGRGRGGGEPRPTPPQRPRWRRRLTAKRAGSAGGVACRKGAWPEAGPGFRASPRRQPISALPAHPSPWQPRGPAPSPSLPPPAFPLRLHGNRAPSPPRGPLPWRPRGSPLPPPASPWQPRSP, from the exons ATGGGGCGCCCCACGGCGCCCCACGGCCCGCTGCCCCCCAAGCGCCCCCTGGAtttcggggggggggcggcgctgGGGGGccgcagcagctgggagctggtgcGGGCGCTGCTGGTGCTGAGGCTCTGCGCGGTGCCGGCTGTGGGGCAGCACGCCGAGACG gTGCTGCGGGTGTCCCGGCGGGTGCTGGGGGGCCGCGTGTGGGGCTGGGCGCTGCGGGGCTCGGTGTACGGCCACTTCGTGGGGGGCGACTCCCCCCGGCAGCTGCAGGCCACGGCCCAGCGCCTGCGGGACCTGGGGCTGCGCCCGCTGCTCGCCCTGCCCAGCGAGGACGAGGGGCAGCACCGCAg ATATGGGGCAGCCATGGGTCGCTgtgggtctctatggggtctctatgggtcTCTATGGGTCACTATGGGTCGCTGTGGGGCAGTTATGGGTCCCTATGGGTCTCTATGGGTCTCTGTGGGTCCCTATGGGTCAGTTATGGGGCAGCCATGGGTCGCTGTGGGTCGCGGTGTCCCGCAGGGAGCAGGCCTGGAGGCCAACGCCCGCGCGGCGCTGTCGGGTGTGGGGCTGGCGGCGGGGACGGGGCCGCGGCCGATGATGCAGCTGAAGGTGACGGCGCTGATGAGCGCCCGGCTCTGC GCTCCGTCCTTCTCGTGCCTGAGCCCGGACGACAACGCCCAGCTGGGGGCTGCGCTGCGGCGCCTCGACGGGGTGGCggcg tgtccccatcccccaTCCATCTGTGTCCCTGCCCCCCATGCCTGGGTCTCTCCCTATGGGTCTCCCTCGTACCTGTGGGTCTCCCGCTATGGGTCTGCCCCCCATGTGTGGGTCTGCCCCCCACTTATGGGTCCGCCCGCAGCTGCGGTGTCCCGCGGGGTGCGGGTGCTGCTGGACGCGGAGCAGAGCGAGCTGCGGGCGGCGCTGAcgctgctggggctggcgcTGATGGCGCGGCACAACCGGGGCACGGCCTGGGTCTGGCACACGCAGCAGGCCTACCTCAGG GACGCGGTGCAGGACCTGCAGCGGGTGCTGAGCCGCGGGCGCCGCCTGGGGGTCGCGGTGGGGCTGAAGCTGGTGCGGGGGGCGTACCTGCAGCACGAGAGGGGACGGGGGACCGCCATGGACACCCCCCAGCACACCGACCGCAG ctACGCGCAGTGCCTGGAGCTGGCGCTGACGCACGGGGGGGGCCTGGAGCTGATGGTGGCCACGCACAACGAGGGCTCCGTGCAGCTGGCAGCACGCAG gatggaggagctgggggtgccgcGGGACGGCCCCGTGTGCTtcgggcagctgctggggatgggcGACCACATCTCACTGGCACTGG GCCGGGCGGGGTTCCTGGCCTACAAGTCGGTGCCGTTCGGGCCCCCGGAGGCGGCGCTGCCCTACCTGGCGCGGAGGGCCCAGGAGAACCGGGCGCTGCTGGAGGGCGGCAGCCGCGAGCGGGAGCTGCTGGCCAGGGAGCTGCGCCGCCGCCTGCTGCCCTGGGCCTCCCCTGAGGGGGAACCGGGCggaatttgggggaaaatcGGGCGGAatcggggccggggccgcggggggggggaaccgcGCCCAACGCCGCCTCAGcgcccaagatggcggcggcgcctCACGGCCAAAAGGGCGGGAAGCGCGGGGGGCGTGGCCTGCCGAAAGGGGGCGTGGCCGGAGGCGGGGCCCGGCTTTCGCGCCTCTCCCCGGCGGCAGCCAATCAGCGCGCTGCCCGCCCACCCGTCGCCATGGCAACCGCGCGGccctgccccctccccctccctccctcctcccgccTTCCCGCTCCGTCTCCATGGCAACCgcgctccctcccctccccgcggcCCGTTGCCATGGCGACCGCGcggctcccccctccctcccccggcGTCTCCATGGCAACCGCGCTCCCCCTGA
- the INO80E gene encoding LOW QUALITY PROTEIN: INO80 complex subunit E (The sequence of the model RefSeq protein was modified relative to this genomic sequence to represent the inferred CDS: deleted 1 base in 1 codon): GPEQRGAGLCAGRGAANGGAARPAGSQWEGGGGRGACREPPCWGGQPGDERRGRGRARRRGGGGGGYRRRYRALKRRLKLLLYEQECFQEELRRAQRRLLRVSRDKSYLLDRLLQYEQVDDDSSDSEATASSDTDGEGPKGAEPPLKRKRSPTGGGASPPPSLAPPTPYLSSLGSPPYSPFPAEYLAPPPRGGPARRAKGGRRLQLPAAPSLPFRGVVPGMGGEGSPFRGCPPPPCPPPAPPPPAPPPVPSTVPRRLLSEGSGDEADGLDGDDELVIDIPDGQ, encoded by the exons GGACCGGAACAGCGAGGGGCGGGGCTCTgtgcggggaggggggcagccAATGGGGGCGCGGCTCGCCCCGCGGGCAGCCAATGggagggcggcggcgggcgcggggcaTGCCGGGAGCCGCCATGTTGGGGGGGGCAGCCCGGGGATGAACGGCGCGGCCGAGGCCGAGCccggcggaggggggggggcgggggcggctACCGGCGGCGGTACCGGGCCCTGAAACGGCGCCTGAAGCTGCTGCTCTAC GAGCAGGAGTGCTTCCAGGAGGAGCTGCGCAGGGCCCAGCGGAGGCTGCTCCGGGTGTCCCGGGACAAGAG CTACCTCCTGGACCGGCTGCTGCAGTACGAGCAGGTCGACGACGACTCCTCAG acTCCGAGGCCACCGCCTCCTCCGACACCGATGGGGAGGGGCCCAAGGGGGCGGAGCCTCCCCTTAAAAG GAAGCGCAGCCCCACGGGGGGCGGAGCCTCGCCCCCGCCCAGCCTGGCCCCGCCCACTCCCTACCTGAGCTCG ctgggcTCCCCCCCCTACAGCCCCTTCCCGGCCGAGTACCTCGCCCCTCCCCCGCGGGGGGGCCCCGCCCGCAGGGCCAAGGGGGGGCGGCGCCTGCag ctccccgccgccccctcgcTGCCGTTCCGGGGGGTGGTGCCGGGca tggggggggaggggtccCCCTttcgggggtgccccccccctccctgccccccccccgcccctcccccccccgcgccccccccggtgcccagCACGGTCCCGCGGCGCCTCCTGAGCGAGGGCAGCGGGGACGAGGCCGACGGCTTGGACGGGGACGACGAGCTCGTCATCGACATCCCCGACGGGCAATAA
- the LOC139999887 gene encoding LOW QUALITY PROTEIN: myc-associated zinc finger protein-like (The sequence of the model RefSeq protein was modified relative to this genomic sequence to represent the inferred CDS: deleted 2 bases in 1 codon), whose product MDAGSWSSFIFQAAAPPPAPPSAPPAPPPPPPAPPSPPPRAPRRCRWSCSRCWPPTPPPQAPPWTPPPSNPPRPPPRTPEHPPDLPAEPPPAPPNHPKSRCPPPPRKSKSKGPYICALCAKEFKNGYNLRRHEATHAPGRAAAPRAVPTMVPLSLLSVAGLDAPGAGGGGGGGGGGGGGGGAKRVRKSHACEMCGKAFRDVYHLKRHKLSHSDEKPFQCPVCQQRFKRKDRMSYHVRCHEGAVHKPYVCSHCGKSFSRPDHLNSHVRQVHSTERPFKCETCEAAFATKDRLRAHAVRHEEKVPCHVCGKMLSAAYIADHMKVHGQGPSHVCALCNKGFTTAAYLRVHAVKDHGAAAPRAERLQCRLCGVSCKTPAQLSGHLQTHAPPPATPPNPPGTPDGAQAPPPLR is encoded by the exons ATGGACGcgggcagctggagcagcttcatCTTCCAG gccgccgcccccccccccgcccccccctctgccccccctgcgccccctcccccccctcccgcccctccctccccccccccgcgggcCCCGAGGCGCTGCCGGTGGAGCTGCTCCCGGTGCTggcccccgaccccccccccccaggcaccaCCGTGGACCCCGCCGCCCTCaaaccccccccgccccccccccaggacccccgagcaccccccagacctccccgcagaaccccccccagcccccccaaaccaccccaaatcccggtgcccccccccgccccgcaaGTCGAAGAGCAAAGGCCCCTACATCTGCGCGCTGTGCGCCAAGGAGTTCAAGAACGGCTACAACCTGCGGCGCCACGAGGCCACGCACGCCCCCGGCCGGGCCGCGGCCCCCCGCGCCGTGCCCACCATGGTGCCCCTCAGCCTGCTCAGCGTGGCCGGCCTGGACGCCcccggggcaggaggaggaggaggaggaggaggaggaggaggaggagga gggggggccaAGCGGGTGAGGAAGAGCCACGCGTGCGAGATGTGCGGGAAGGCGTTCCGGGACGTGTACCACCTGAAGCGCCACAAGCTGTCCCATTCCGACGAGAAGCCGTTCCAGTGCCCCGTGTGCCAGCAGCGCTTCAAGCGCAAGGACCGCATGAGCTACCACGTGCGCTGCCACGAGGGCGCCGTGCACAAGCCCTACGTCTGCAGCCACTGCGGGAAGAGCTTCTCGCG CCCCGACCACCTCAACAGCCACGTGCGCCAGGTGCACTCCACGGAGCGGCCCTTCAAGTGCGAG acgtgCGAGGCCGCGTTCGCCACCAAGGACCGGCTGCGCGCCCACGCGGTGCGGCACGAGGAGAAGGTCCCGTGCCACGTCTGCGGCAAGATGCTGAGCGCCGCCTACATCGCCGACCACATGAAGGTGCACGGGCAGGGGCCCAGCCACGTCTGCGCGCTCTGCAACAAAG GGTTCACCACGGCCGCCTACCTGCGTGTCCACGCGGTGAAGGACCACGGCGCGGCGGCCCCCCGCGCGGAGCGGCTGCAGTGCCGGCTGTGTGGGGTGAGCTGCAAGACCCCCGCCCAGCTCAGCGGCCACCTCCAGACCCACGCCCCGCCCCCCGCCacgccccccaacccccccggcacccccgaCGGcgcccaggccccgcccccgctGCGCTGA